In Ilumatobacter fluminis, the following proteins share a genomic window:
- a CDS encoding bifunctional riboflavin kinase/FAD synthetase has product MQVVTDCSLIPFPGEDAVITIGAYDGLHLGHQTVIAEVVEQAKRTGRRSAVVTFDRHPAVIVRPESAPKLLTDHEQRMELLEATGIDAAVVLPFDEAQSQEAPISFIERVLVRCLSTKLIVVGADFHFGRNREGNVELLREVGKTYGFEVAPVVLIPRADGVDEPVSSTAIRRALAGGNVEMASAMLTRPFEARGKVVQGDQRGRLLGFPTANVEVPNRTCLPADGVYAGWYERPDGTTHPCAINLGRRPTFYEHADSSLLEAHLIGFEGDLYGEAAKIRFTNFLRSERKFDGIDALVAQLNADVDHAKELLGV; this is encoded by the coding sequence GTGCAGGTCGTCACCGATTGCTCCCTGATTCCGTTTCCGGGCGAGGACGCCGTCATCACGATCGGCGCCTACGACGGACTCCATCTCGGACACCAGACGGTGATCGCCGAGGTCGTCGAACAGGCGAAGCGAACCGGGCGCCGATCCGCCGTCGTCACCTTCGACCGCCACCCGGCCGTCATCGTCCGGCCCGAATCGGCGCCGAAGCTCCTGACCGACCACGAGCAGCGCATGGAACTGCTCGAGGCGACCGGGATCGACGCTGCGGTCGTGCTGCCCTTCGACGAAGCGCAGTCGCAGGAAGCGCCGATCTCGTTCATCGAACGGGTGCTCGTGCGGTGCCTGTCGACCAAGCTGATCGTGGTCGGTGCCGACTTCCATTTCGGCCGCAACCGGGAAGGCAACGTCGAGCTTCTCCGTGAGGTGGGCAAGACATACGGCTTCGAGGTCGCGCCGGTCGTGCTGATCCCACGCGCCGACGGAGTCGACGAGCCGGTCAGCAGTACGGCGATCCGCCGCGCGCTCGCCGGCGGCAACGTCGAGATGGCATCGGCGATGCTCACCCGTCCGTTCGAGGCACGCGGCAAGGTCGTCCAGGGCGATCAGCGGGGCCGGCTGTTGGGTTTCCCGACGGCGAACGTGGAGGTGCCGAACCGCACCTGCCTGCCTGCCGACGGTGTCTATGCCGGATGGTACGAGCGGCCCGACGGTACGACGCATCCGTGCGCGATCAACCTCGGTCGTCGTCCCACGTTCTACGAGCACGCCGACTCGTCACTGCTCGAAGCCCACCTGATCGGCTTCGAGGGCGACCTCTACGGCGAGGCGGCCAAGATCCGGTTCACCAACTTCCTGCGCTCCGAGCGCAAGTTCGACGGCATCGACGCCCTCGTCGCCCAGCTCAACGCCGACGTCGACCACGCCAAAGAACTCCTCGGCGTCTGA
- the rbfA gene encoding 30S ribosome-binding factor RbfA: MARGRNSGGHRYPRSARVGETLREIIAEELVRIDDERLEFVTVTGIDVDNELNRAHVYFDSLAGEEGDDEIIEALNDHRTRLQSSIGKQIRAKKTPILDFQADIALRSAERIDDILREDRQRRSES; this comes from the coding sequence ATGGCACGTGGACGCAACTCCGGTGGGCATCGATACCCGCGGTCGGCTCGGGTGGGGGAGACCCTGCGCGAGATCATCGCCGAGGAACTGGTTCGCATCGACGACGAACGTCTCGAGTTCGTCACCGTCACCGGCATCGACGTCGACAACGAACTGAACCGCGCCCACGTCTACTTCGACTCGCTCGCCGGTGAGGAAGGCGACGACGAGATCATCGAGGCGCTGAACGACCATCGCACCCGACTCCAGTCGTCGATCGGCAAGCAGATCCGCGCCAAGAAGACCCCGATCCTCGACTTCCAGGCCGACATCGCCCTCCGTTCGGCCGAGCGAATCGACGACATCCTCCGCGAAGACCGTCAGCGTCGCAGCGAGAGCTGA
- a CDS encoding ABC transporter substrate-binding protein: protein MMRSTIALLAAASITLAACGGDDDASADTTDTGDTTDTTAASDTTTASGGDSLEVVAGEAFPEERCEANQAAGTIGYLTGFDYAAAASIIEVLVADQAGYYDDLCLDVEITPSFSTANYPLVAANQAQFASSGSFSELATQAESNEADLVALTVDGYVAVDVLMVKPDRATSLDELAGQTIGIKGALAPAIAVMLRQEADLVEGDDFQTALLDGFDPFAHWAIEEIAALPGWRSNEPGALERGGEVFDLYDPADFDVPGSFGLIYTNAEFLAEHPTAAEDFMRATLQGLADTIADPAAAAAAAFELVEANGNSNFLTIEGETFRVETDAAAIVASTPDGSFPGVVVPEELAAQIAAYDEVGFYGDAGAPSVEGRYDADLAAGLYDADGQIIWPG, encoded by the coding sequence ATGATGCGTTCCACGATCGCCCTGCTGGCAGCCGCCTCGATCACCCTCGCCGCGTGCGGCGGTGACGACGACGCGTCGGCCGACACGACCGACACCGGCGATACGACCGACACGACCGCAGCGTCCGACACGACCACAGCGTCGGGCGGCGACTCGCTCGAGGTAGTCGCCGGCGAGGCGTTCCCCGAGGAGCGGTGCGAGGCGAACCAGGCTGCCGGCACGATCGGCTACCTGACCGGGTTCGACTACGCAGCGGCGGCATCGATCATCGAGGTCCTCGTCGCCGACCAGGCCGGCTACTACGACGACCTGTGCCTCGACGTCGAGATCACCCCGAGCTTCTCGACCGCGAACTATCCGCTCGTCGCTGCGAACCAGGCCCAGTTCGCGTCGTCGGGGTCGTTCTCCGAGCTCGCCACCCAGGCCGAGTCGAACGAGGCCGACCTCGTGGCGCTGACCGTCGACGGCTACGTGGCGGTCGACGTCCTCATGGTGAAGCCCGATCGGGCCACCTCGCTCGACGAGCTGGCCGGCCAGACGATCGGGATCAAGGGTGCGCTCGCTCCGGCGATCGCCGTCATGCTCCGACAGGAGGCCGACCTGGTCGAGGGTGACGACTTCCAGACCGCGTTGCTCGACGGCTTCGACCCATTCGCCCACTGGGCGATCGAGGAGATCGCGGCGCTGCCCGGTTGGCGCAGCAACGAGCCGGGCGCTCTGGAGCGCGGCGGCGAAGTGTTCGATCTCTACGACCCGGCCGACTTCGACGTGCCGGGCTCGTTCGGCCTCATCTACACGAACGCCGAGTTCCTCGCCGAGCACCCGACCGCCGCCGAGGATTTCATGCGGGCGACCTTGCAGGGTCTCGCCGACACGATCGCCGACCCGGCCGCTGCCGCCGCGGCCGCGTTCGAGCTGGTCGAGGCGAACGGCAACTCGAACTTCCTGACGATCGAGGGCGAGACCTTCCGAGTCGAGACCGACGCAGCGGCGATCGTCGCGTCGACGCCGGACGGGTCGTTCCCGGGCGTCGTCGTCCCCGAGGAGCTCGCCGCACAGATCGCCGCCTACGACGAGGTCGGCTTCTACGGCGACGCCGGCGCTCCGTCGGTCGAAGGCCGCTACGACGCCGACCTGGCTGCCGGCCTCTACGACGCCGACGGCCAGATCATCTGGCCCGGCTGA
- the truB gene encoding tRNA pseudouridine(55) synthase TruB, whose product MARRKPATTHGLCVVDKPAGVTSHDVVGMLRKRFGERQVGHAGTLDPDATGVLVVAVGMSTKLLRFIEKTTKRYEGEVVLGTETSTLDAAGEVTATHDMGDISVEQAQTVVDEHLTGPIEQVPPMVSAIKIDGKRLHELAREGIEVERPPRPVTIHEFRVTGRPEPGVLSIDVTSSAGTYVRTLAADLGHLLGGGAHLRNLRRTAVGEFTLAEAAGPDDCELLPVSTAVRGLARVPADDNLAALVANGRVLPRPIEMGDGPWAVFGPDDTLIAVYESFGDGQAKPAVVLPTAQR is encoded by the coding sequence ATGGCCCGCCGCAAGCCGGCGACGACCCACGGGTTGTGCGTCGTCGACAAACCCGCCGGCGTCACCAGCCACGACGTCGTCGGCATGCTGCGCAAACGGTTCGGTGAGCGCCAGGTCGGCCACGCCGGCACCCTCGATCCCGACGCGACCGGCGTGCTCGTCGTCGCCGTCGGCATGTCGACCAAGCTCCTCCGGTTCATCGAGAAGACGACGAAGCGCTACGAGGGTGAGGTCGTGCTCGGCACCGAGACGTCGACGCTCGACGCAGCCGGCGAGGTCACGGCGACGCACGACATGGGCGACATCAGCGTCGAGCAGGCCCAGACCGTCGTCGACGAGCACCTGACCGGTCCGATCGAACAGGTCCCGCCGATGGTGTCGGCCATCAAGATCGACGGGAAGCGGCTGCACGAACTCGCTCGCGAGGGGATCGAGGTCGAGCGTCCACCACGCCCGGTCACGATCCACGAGTTCCGGGTCACCGGCCGACCCGAGCCCGGCGTGTTGTCGATCGACGTCACCTCGTCGGCGGGCACCTACGTCCGCACGCTCGCCGCCGACCTCGGTCACCTGCTCGGCGGTGGCGCCCACCTCCGCAACCTGCGGCGGACGGCGGTCGGCGAGTTCACCCTTGCCGAGGCCGCCGGGCCGGACGACTGCGAACTCCTTCCGGTGTCGACCGCCGTGCGCGGGCTGGCACGGGTCCCGGCCGACGACAACCTGGCCGCGCTCGTCGCCAACGGCCGGGTCCTGCCCCGCCCGATCGAGATGGGCGACGGACCGTGGGCGGTGTTCGGACCCGACGACACCTTGATCGCCGTCTACGAGTCGTTCGGCGACGGTCAGGCCAAGCCGGCCGTCGTGCTCCCGACCGCCCAGCGCTGA